In bacterium BMS3Abin08, one DNA window encodes the following:
- a CDS encoding putative addiction module component, with product MIKTNELISEAMSLPVEVRTLLVNKLLESLNPPDKEIDELWAKEAEKRVEDIRTGKVKTIPGEEVFKKIRRKINP from the coding sequence ATGATAAAAACAAATGAACTTATTTCTGAGGCGATGTCTTTGCCCGTAGAGGTCAGGACATTATTGGTGAATAAATTACTTGAAAGCCTTAATCCACCAGATAAAGAGATTGATGAGTTATGGGCTAAAGAAGCAGAGAAGAGAGTTGAAGATATAAGGACAGGAAAAGTTAAGACAATTCCAGGCGAAGAGGTTTTTAAAAAGATTCGTAGAAAAATCAATCCATGA
- a CDS encoding plasmid stabilization system protein — translation MTYSFHPLAEKELNDAIDYYNECQDGLGIEFAKEVYNAIQIILQFPQAWSSLSKNTRRCITNRFPYGVIYQVKKDEIIIIAVMLLTKKPNYWHDKIECL, via the coding sequence ATGACTTATTCTTTTCATCCACTGGCAGAAAAAGAATTGAATGACGCAATTGATTACTATAATGAGTGCCAAGATGGGTTAGGGATTGAATTTGCCAAAGAAGTTTATAACGCCATTCAAATTATTCTGCAATTCCCTCAGGCATGGTCATCATTATCAAAAAACACGAGACGATGTATAACAAACCGCTTTCCTTATGGGGTAATTTATCAAGTTAAAAAGGATGAGATAATAATAATTGCAGTAATGCTGTTGACTAAAAAACCAAATTATTGGCATGATAAAATAGAATGTTTATGA